The Mesorhizobium loti genome includes a region encoding these proteins:
- a CDS encoding DUF1236 domain-containing protein — protein sequence MLLAGAGAVAAQDVIITPEQDTVVREYVKKQPLASLKLPGVELNVGTALPDTVELHEVPNVKYRYVVVDNRTVLVDPGTRKIIKVYD from the coding sequence ATGCTGTTGGCAGGCGCTGGCGCTGTCGCAGCACAGGACGTGATCATCACACCGGAACAGGACACGGTCGTCCGCGAATACGTGAAGAAGCAGCCGCTGGCCTCCCTGAAGCTTCCGGGTGTGGAACTGAATGTCGGCACGGCTTTGCCTGACACAGTTGAACTTCACGAGGTTCCCAACGTCAAATATCGCTATGTCGTGGTCGACAACCGCACCGTTCTGGTCGACCCTGGCACCCGGAAAATCATCAAGGTCTACGACTGA
- a CDS encoding DUF1236 domain-containing protein, which produces MTKYFVSAAGALVLMAGIGTSFAEDVIVLKPEQQTVVREYIHKQKLASVSLLGVELNVGTALPDTVELHTIDVPDVRYKYTVVGDHAVLVDPDTRKVVQIIE; this is translated from the coding sequence ATGACCAAATATTTCGTCAGCGCCGCCGGCGCCCTCGTTCTCATGGCCGGCATCGGCACTTCGTTTGCTGAGGACGTGATAGTTCTCAAGCCCGAACAGCAGACCGTCGTTCGCGAATACATTCACAAGCAGAAGCTGGCGTCGGTAAGCTTGCTCGGTGTCGAACTCAACGTCGGTACGGCGCTTCCCGATACCGTTGAGCTCCACACGATCGACGTTCCGGACGTCCGGTACAAGTACACCGTTGTCGGAGACCATGCAGTTCTCGTCGACCCAGACACCCGCAAGGTCGTGCAGATCATCGAATAA